One Denticeps clupeoides chromosome 10, fDenClu1.1, whole genome shotgun sequence genomic window carries:
- the LOC114798579 gene encoding 6-phosphofructo-2-kinase/fructose-2,6-bisphosphatase-like isoform X8, which translates to MTEDRKTSSRTRCPSPPARRGAHPVSSSGPTASERVAPEWTVDRAVMNPVPKRAMLKRLRCDSTASVPQFTNSPTMIVMVGLPARGKTYISKKLTRYLNWIGVPTKVFNVGQYRREAVQTYKSFEFFSPDNEEAMKIRKACALAALKDVSTYFTYEQGQVAVFDATNTTRDRREVILGFAQENGYKVFFVESLCDDPEIIAENIKQVKLSSPDYVGRDKDEVVADFLKRIECYKVSYVPLDDDKDSNLSYIKIFNVGSRYLVNRVQDHIQSRIVYYLMNIHVTQRTIYLCRHGESELNLLGRIGGDSGLSPRGNKFATALGKYIRSQSIPDLKVWTSHMKRTIQTAEGLDVPYEQWKALNEIDAGVCEDMTYEEIQDNYPEEFALRDQDKYRYRYPKGESYEDLVQRLEPVIMELERQENVLVICHQAVMRCLLAYFLDKSAEELPYLKCPLHTVLKLTPVAYGCKVESVFLNIEAVNTHRERPMTRLVPTE; encoded by the exons AGTCGCGCCGGAGTGGACAGTCGACCGCGCCGTCATGAACCCGGTCCCTAAGCGGGCAATGCTGAAGCGCCTCCGGTGCGACAGCACAG CATCTGTCCCCCAGTTCACCAATTCTCCCACCATGATTGTGATGGTGGGACTACCAGCACGTGGAAAGACGTACATCTCCAAGAAGCTAACTCGCTACCTGAACTGGATTGGGGTTCCTACCAAGG TGTTCAATGTGGGTCAGTATCGCAGGGAAGCTGTACAGACCTACAAGAGTTTCGAGTTCTTCAGTCCTGACAATGAAGAAGCTATGAAGATCCGCAA ggcTTGTGCCTTAGCAGCCCTGAAAGATGTGTCTACCTACTTCACATATGAACAAGGACAGGTTGCG GTGTTTGATGCTACCAACACCACACGTGACAGAAGAGAGGTCATCCTCGGCTTTGCCCAAGAGAATGGATACAAG GTCTTTTTCGTGGAGTCTCTGTGTGATGATCCTGAAATAATTGCTGAGAATATCAAG CAAGTTAAACTCAGCAGCCCAGATTATGTTGGTCGTGACAAGGATGAAGTGGTGGCAGACTTTCTTAAAAGGATTGAGTGCTACAAAGTCAGCTACGTCCCCCTGGATGATGACAAAGACAG CAACCTGTCATACATCAAGATTTTTAACGTCGGCAGTCGGTACCTTGTGAATCGAGTCCAGGACCATATCCAGAGTAGGATTGTATATTATCTGATGAACATCCACGTAACACAGCGCACTATCTACCTATGTCGCCATGGTGAGAGTGAGCTGAACCTTCTTGGCCGTATTGGTGGGGACTCAGGCCTGTCTCCCCGTGGCAATAAG TTCGCAACTGCCCTGGGGAAATACATCAGGAGTCAGAGTATACCAGACCTGAAGGTGTGGACAAGCCATATGAAGAGAACAATCCAAACTGCAGAGGGTTTGGATGTGCCCTATGAGCAATGGAAAGCCCTCAATGAAATCGATGCA GGAGTTTGTGAGGATATGACTTATGAAGAGATTCAAGATAATTATCCAGAGGAATTTGCATTGAGGGACCAAGACAAATACCGGTACCGCTACCCCAAGGGTGAG TCGTATGAGGACCTGGTGCAGAGGTTAGAACCAGTGATCATGGAACTGGAGAGGCAGGAGAACGTTCTGGTAATCTGTCACCAGGCTGTGATGCGTTGCCTTCTGGCGTACTTCCTGGACAAAAGTGCAG AGGAACTGCCCTACCTAAAGTGCCCTCTACACACAGTACTGAAACTCACACCTGTGGCCTATG GCTGTAAAGTGGAGTCTGTCTTCCTGAACATAGAGGCTGTGAACACACATAGAGAGAGGCCGATG ACTCGCCTCGTTCCAACAGAGTGA
- the LOC114798579 gene encoding 6-phosphofructo-2-kinase/fructose-2,6-bisphosphatase-like isoform X11 produces MTEDRKTSSRTRCPSPPARRGAHPVSSSGPTASERVAPEWTVDRAVMNPVPKRAMLKRLRCDSTASVPQFTNSPTMIVMVGLPARGKTYISKKLTRYLNWIGVPTKVFNVGQYRREAVQTYKSFEFFSPDNEEAMKIRKACALAALKDVSTYFTYEQGQVAVFDATNTTRDRREVILGFAQENGYKVFFVESLCDDPEIIAENIKQVKLSSPDYVGRDKDEVVADFLKRIECYKVSYVPLDDDKDSNLSYIKIFNVGSRYLVNRVQDHIQSRIVYYLMNIHVTQRTIYLCRHGESELNLLGRIGGDSGLSPRGNKFATALGKYIRSQSIPDLKVWTSHMKRTIQTAEGLDVPYEQWKALNEIDAGVCEDMTYEEIQDNYPEEFALRDQDKYRYRYPKGESYEDLVQRLEPVIMELERQENVLVICHQAVMRCLLAYFLDKSAGCKVESVFLNIEAVNTHRERPMTRLVPTE; encoded by the exons AGTCGCGCCGGAGTGGACAGTCGACCGCGCCGTCATGAACCCGGTCCCTAAGCGGGCAATGCTGAAGCGCCTCCGGTGCGACAGCACAG CATCTGTCCCCCAGTTCACCAATTCTCCCACCATGATTGTGATGGTGGGACTACCAGCACGTGGAAAGACGTACATCTCCAAGAAGCTAACTCGCTACCTGAACTGGATTGGGGTTCCTACCAAGG TGTTCAATGTGGGTCAGTATCGCAGGGAAGCTGTACAGACCTACAAGAGTTTCGAGTTCTTCAGTCCTGACAATGAAGAAGCTATGAAGATCCGCAA ggcTTGTGCCTTAGCAGCCCTGAAAGATGTGTCTACCTACTTCACATATGAACAAGGACAGGTTGCG GTGTTTGATGCTACCAACACCACACGTGACAGAAGAGAGGTCATCCTCGGCTTTGCCCAAGAGAATGGATACAAG GTCTTTTTCGTGGAGTCTCTGTGTGATGATCCTGAAATAATTGCTGAGAATATCAAG CAAGTTAAACTCAGCAGCCCAGATTATGTTGGTCGTGACAAGGATGAAGTGGTGGCAGACTTTCTTAAAAGGATTGAGTGCTACAAAGTCAGCTACGTCCCCCTGGATGATGACAAAGACAG CAACCTGTCATACATCAAGATTTTTAACGTCGGCAGTCGGTACCTTGTGAATCGAGTCCAGGACCATATCCAGAGTAGGATTGTATATTATCTGATGAACATCCACGTAACACAGCGCACTATCTACCTATGTCGCCATGGTGAGAGTGAGCTGAACCTTCTTGGCCGTATTGGTGGGGACTCAGGCCTGTCTCCCCGTGGCAATAAG TTCGCAACTGCCCTGGGGAAATACATCAGGAGTCAGAGTATACCAGACCTGAAGGTGTGGACAAGCCATATGAAGAGAACAATCCAAACTGCAGAGGGTTTGGATGTGCCCTATGAGCAATGGAAAGCCCTCAATGAAATCGATGCA GGAGTTTGTGAGGATATGACTTATGAAGAGATTCAAGATAATTATCCAGAGGAATTTGCATTGAGGGACCAAGACAAATACCGGTACCGCTACCCCAAGGGTGAG TCGTATGAGGACCTGGTGCAGAGGTTAGAACCAGTGATCATGGAACTGGAGAGGCAGGAGAACGTTCTGGTAATCTGTCACCAGGCTGTGATGCGTTGCCTTCTGGCGTACTTCCTGGACAAAAGTGCAG GCTGTAAAGTGGAGTCTGTCTTCCTGAACATAGAGGCTGTGAACACACATAGAGAGAGGCCGATG ACTCGCCTCGTTCCAACAGAGTGA